One Electrophorus electricus isolate fEleEle1 chromosome 10, fEleEle1.pri, whole genome shotgun sequence genomic region harbors:
- the shc1 gene encoding SHC-transforming protein 1 isoform X2, which produces MNRLGGASRRARVEGGQLGGDEWTRHGSFVNKPTRGWLHSDNVVSTTGVSYAVRYMGCVEVLQSMRALDFNTRTQVTREAISVVCEAVPGAKGAQRRRKPSSRCLSSILGKSNLQFAGMTISLTVSTSSLNLLAADCKQIIANHHMQSISFASGGDPDTAEYVAYVAKDPVNQRACHILECSEGLAQEVISTIGQAFELRFKQYLKNPPKLVTPHDRMAPFDGSAWEEEDEDLAPPPEVPYYNNFPGKQPPPGGLVDMRTRPGHSTGPTLPYGQPGMNDIHKQPLPPLPVGAKDGGLFDDPSYVNVDKPRPPVAASNGSANRDAFDMKPFDDALGGPCTAVLPLAEQLQNESWFHGPLSRRQAERLLSRDGDFLVRESGTTPGQYVLTGQQGDQPKHLLLVDPEGVVRTKDHRFESVSHLISYHMDNRLPIVSAGSEVCLQQPVERRA; this is translated from the exons ATGAACCGGCTGGGCGGGGCATCGCGGAGGGCACGGGTCGAAGGGGGCCAGCTCGGAGGAGATGAGTGGACGCGCCACGGTTCCTTCGTCAACAAACCCACCCGAGGATGGCTGCACTCGGACAACGTGGTCAGCACCACCGGCGTCTCCTACGCCGTCAGG TATATGGGCTGTGTGGAAGTTCTGCAGTCCATGAGGGCACTGGACTTCAACACCAGAACTCAGGTTACCAG GGAAGCCATATCAGTGGTGTGTGAGGCTGTACCAGGTGCCAAAGGAGCTCAGCGCAGGAGGAAG cCTTCCTCTCGTTGCCTCTCCTCTATCCTGGGGAAGAGTAATCTCCAGTTTGCTGGAATGACTATAAGTCTCACTGTCTCCACCAGCAGCCTCAACCTACTGGCAGCTGACTGCAAACAG ATTATCGCCAACCATCACATGCAGTCAATCTCTTTTGCGTCCGGCGGAGACCCA GACACTGCTGAGTATGTAGCCTACGTAGCCAAAGACCCTGTCAACCAGAGAG CGTGCCacattctggaatgttctgagGGTTTGGCCCAGGAGGTGATCAGCACCATCGGACAGGCCTTTGAGTTACGCTTCAAACAGTACCTGAAGAACCCGCCCAAACTCGTCACCCCacatgacag gatGGCCCCATTTGATGGGTCAGcgtgggaggaggaggatgaagactTGGCTCCGCCCCCCGAGGTCCCCTACTATAATAACTTCCCTGGGAAGCAGCCGCCCCCAGGAGGTCTGGTGGACATGAGGACACGTCCTGGACACAGCACTGGGCCcacactg CCTTATGGACAGCCTGGAATGAACGATATTCATAAGCAACCTCTGCCTCCATTACCAG TAGGAGCGAAGGACGGAGGCCTGTTTGACGACCCATCGTATGTCAACGTGGATAAACCCCGTCCCCCTGTGGCTGCATCCAATGGCAGTGCTAACAGAGATGCGTTTGATATGA AGCCATTTGACGACGCGCTAGGCGGGCCATGCACAGCGGTGCTCCCtctggccgagcagctgcagaACGAGTCTTGGTTCCATGGCCCCCTGAGCCGGCGGCAGGCCGAGCGACTGCTCAGCAGGGACGGGGACTTCCTGGTGCGCGAGTCCGGCACCACGCCGGGCCAGTACGTGCTGACCGGCCAGCAGGGCGACCAGCCCAAGCACTTGCTGCTGGTGGACCCGGAGGGCGTG GTGCGCACCAAGGACCACCGCTTTGAGAGCGTCAGTCACCTGATCAGCTACCACATGGACAACAGGCTGCCGATCGTGTCTGCGGGAAGTGAGGTGTGTTTGCAGCAGCCCGTGGAGCGCAGAGCCTAG
- the shc1 gene encoding SHC-transforming protein 1 isoform X3, translated as MNRLGGASRRARVEGGQLGGDEWTRHGSFVNKPTRGWLHSDNVVSTTGVSYAVRYMGCVEVLQSMRALDFNTRTQVTREAISVVCEAVPGAKGAQRRRKPSSRCLSSILGKSNLQFAGMTISLTVSTSSLNLLAADCKQIIANHHMQSISFASGGDPDTAEYVAYVAKDPVNQRACHILECSEGLAQEVISTIGQAFELRFKQYLKNPPKLVTPHDRMAPFDGSAWEEEDEDLAPPPEVPYYNNFPGKQPPPGGLVDMRTRPGHSTGPTLPYGQPGMNDIHKQPLPPLPGAKDGGLFDDPSYVNVDKPRPPVAASNGSANRDAFDMKPFDDALGGPCTAVLPLAEQLQNESWFHGPLSRRQAERLLSRDGDFLVRESGTTPGQYVLTGQQGDQPKHLLLVDPEGVVRTKDHRFESVSHLISYHMDNRLPIVSAGSEVCLQQPVERRA; from the exons ATGAACCGGCTGGGCGGGGCATCGCGGAGGGCACGGGTCGAAGGGGGCCAGCTCGGAGGAGATGAGTGGACGCGCCACGGTTCCTTCGTCAACAAACCCACCCGAGGATGGCTGCACTCGGACAACGTGGTCAGCACCACCGGCGTCTCCTACGCCGTCAGG TATATGGGCTGTGTGGAAGTTCTGCAGTCCATGAGGGCACTGGACTTCAACACCAGAACTCAGGTTACCAG GGAAGCCATATCAGTGGTGTGTGAGGCTGTACCAGGTGCCAAAGGAGCTCAGCGCAGGAGGAAG cCTTCCTCTCGTTGCCTCTCCTCTATCCTGGGGAAGAGTAATCTCCAGTTTGCTGGAATGACTATAAGTCTCACTGTCTCCACCAGCAGCCTCAACCTACTGGCAGCTGACTGCAAACAG ATTATCGCCAACCATCACATGCAGTCAATCTCTTTTGCGTCCGGCGGAGACCCA GACACTGCTGAGTATGTAGCCTACGTAGCCAAAGACCCTGTCAACCAGAGAG CGTGCCacattctggaatgttctgagGGTTTGGCCCAGGAGGTGATCAGCACCATCGGACAGGCCTTTGAGTTACGCTTCAAACAGTACCTGAAGAACCCGCCCAAACTCGTCACCCCacatgacag gatGGCCCCATTTGATGGGTCAGcgtgggaggaggaggatgaagactTGGCTCCGCCCCCCGAGGTCCCCTACTATAATAACTTCCCTGGGAAGCAGCCGCCCCCAGGAGGTCTGGTGGACATGAGGACACGTCCTGGACACAGCACTGGGCCcacactg CCTTATGGACAGCCTGGAATGAACGATATTCATAAGCAACCTCTGCCTCCATTACCAG GAGCGAAGGACGGAGGCCTGTTTGACGACCCATCGTATGTCAACGTGGATAAACCCCGTCCCCCTGTGGCTGCATCCAATGGCAGTGCTAACAGAGATGCGTTTGATATGA AGCCATTTGACGACGCGCTAGGCGGGCCATGCACAGCGGTGCTCCCtctggccgagcagctgcagaACGAGTCTTGGTTCCATGGCCCCCTGAGCCGGCGGCAGGCCGAGCGACTGCTCAGCAGGGACGGGGACTTCCTGGTGCGCGAGTCCGGCACCACGCCGGGCCAGTACGTGCTGACCGGCCAGCAGGGCGACCAGCCCAAGCACTTGCTGCTGGTGGACCCGGAGGGCGTG GTGCGCACCAAGGACCACCGCTTTGAGAGCGTCAGTCACCTGATCAGCTACCACATGGACAACAGGCTGCCGATCGTGTCTGCGGGAAGTGAGGTGTGTTTGCAGCAGCCCGTGGAGCGCAGAGCCTAG
- the shc1 gene encoding SHC-transforming protein 1 isoform X1 has translation MEIAPKTKYTPFRSGSFSSADETTSNLSLPSSAPPTPLTPPGIPSSLSSSSLAPMLPPVSPRPAENSPTTLCSFFPRMGALRLGMSATLLPGLKASSRSEQAAGPLQVPAVEAVQGAPAALSALPLTAPSPPPRPPQDMNRLGGASRRARVEGGQLGGDEWTRHGSFVNKPTRGWLHSDNVVSTTGVSYAVRYMGCVEVLQSMRALDFNTRTQVTREAISVVCEAVPGAKGAQRRRKPSSRCLSSILGKSNLQFAGMTISLTVSTSSLNLLAADCKQIIANHHMQSISFASGGDPDTAEYVAYVAKDPVNQRACHILECSEGLAQEVISTIGQAFELRFKQYLKNPPKLVTPHDRMAPFDGSAWEEEDEDLAPPPEVPYYNNFPGKQPPPGGLVDMRTRPGHSTGPTLPYGQPGMNDIHKQPLPPLPVGAKDGGLFDDPSYVNVDKPRPPVAASNGSANRDAFDMKPFDDALGGPCTAVLPLAEQLQNESWFHGPLSRRQAERLLSRDGDFLVRESGTTPGQYVLTGQQGDQPKHLLLVDPEGVVRTKDHRFESVSHLISYHMDNRLPIVSAGSEVCLQQPVERRA, from the exons ATGGAGATCGCGCCCAAAACCAAATACACTCCCTTCAGGAGCGGCTCTTTCAGCTCGGCAGACGAGACCACCTccaacctctctctcccctcctctgctccgcccactcctctcactcctcctggcatcccttcttctctctcttcctcctcgcTCGCCCCCATGCTCCCCCCCGTCTCGCCGCGGCCGGCCGAGAACAGCCCCACCACGCTGTGTTCCTTCTTCCCCAGGATGGGTGCCCTGCGCCTGGGCATGTCTGCCACTCTGCTCCCTGGTCTCAAGGCCTCCAGCAGGTCTGAGCAGGCGGCTGGACCCCTGCAGGTGCCGGCAGTGGAGGCCGTGCAGGGGGCGCCCGCCGCGCTGTCCGCCCTGCCTCTAACCGCTCCATCTCCCCCCCCTCGCCCCCCCCAGGACATGAACCGGCTGGGCGGGGCATCGCGGAGGGCACGGGTCGAAGGGGGCCAGCTCGGAGGAGATGAGTGGACGCGCCACGGTTCCTTCGTCAACAAACCCACCCGAGGATGGCTGCACTCGGACAACGTGGTCAGCACCACCGGCGTCTCCTACGCCGTCAGG TATATGGGCTGTGTGGAAGTTCTGCAGTCCATGAGGGCACTGGACTTCAACACCAGAACTCAGGTTACCAG GGAAGCCATATCAGTGGTGTGTGAGGCTGTACCAGGTGCCAAAGGAGCTCAGCGCAGGAGGAAG cCTTCCTCTCGTTGCCTCTCCTCTATCCTGGGGAAGAGTAATCTCCAGTTTGCTGGAATGACTATAAGTCTCACTGTCTCCACCAGCAGCCTCAACCTACTGGCAGCTGACTGCAAACAG ATTATCGCCAACCATCACATGCAGTCAATCTCTTTTGCGTCCGGCGGAGACCCA GACACTGCTGAGTATGTAGCCTACGTAGCCAAAGACCCTGTCAACCAGAGAG CGTGCCacattctggaatgttctgagGGTTTGGCCCAGGAGGTGATCAGCACCATCGGACAGGCCTTTGAGTTACGCTTCAAACAGTACCTGAAGAACCCGCCCAAACTCGTCACCCCacatgacag gatGGCCCCATTTGATGGGTCAGcgtgggaggaggaggatgaagactTGGCTCCGCCCCCCGAGGTCCCCTACTATAATAACTTCCCTGGGAAGCAGCCGCCCCCAGGAGGTCTGGTGGACATGAGGACACGTCCTGGACACAGCACTGGGCCcacactg CCTTATGGACAGCCTGGAATGAACGATATTCATAAGCAACCTCTGCCTCCATTACCAG TAGGAGCGAAGGACGGAGGCCTGTTTGACGACCCATCGTATGTCAACGTGGATAAACCCCGTCCCCCTGTGGCTGCATCCAATGGCAGTGCTAACAGAGATGCGTTTGATATGA AGCCATTTGACGACGCGCTAGGCGGGCCATGCACAGCGGTGCTCCCtctggccgagcagctgcagaACGAGTCTTGGTTCCATGGCCCCCTGAGCCGGCGGCAGGCCGAGCGACTGCTCAGCAGGGACGGGGACTTCCTGGTGCGCGAGTCCGGCACCACGCCGGGCCAGTACGTGCTGACCGGCCAGCAGGGCGACCAGCCCAAGCACTTGCTGCTGGTGGACCCGGAGGGCGTG GTGCGCACCAAGGACCACCGCTTTGAGAGCGTCAGTCACCTGATCAGCTACCACATGGACAACAGGCTGCCGATCGTGTCTGCGGGAAGTGAGGTGTGTTTGCAGCAGCCCGTGGAGCGCAGAGCCTAG